In the genome of Gemmatimonas sp., one region contains:
- a CDS encoding DUF642 domain-containing protein, with translation MKRISIATLALCLVATQASAQLQNGSFESPGCPNEFFCTNGPITSWQTYGSIDVVNMYWPAGDGSISLDLNGATQGGVGQTLAGLTVGATYDLSFLLSKNPGIGSATLDVLWLDATPVNELAFFLTPIGNSFTFATPNSRTDMLWGQRSMQLTATNTTMFLGFRSLEIISTAGPALDRVSLTQTSTTVPEPGTYALMASGLLALGVIRRRRITR, from the coding sequence ATGAAGCGAATCTCCATTGCCACGCTCGCACTTTGCCTCGTCGCGACGCAGGCAAGTGCGCAGCTACAGAACGGAAGCTTTGAATCGCCCGGATGCCCCAATGAGTTCTTCTGCACCAACGGGCCGATCACGTCGTGGCAGACCTACGGAAGCATTGATGTCGTCAACATGTACTGGCCTGCGGGCGACGGCTCCATCTCGCTCGATTTGAATGGTGCTACACAGGGGGGCGTCGGACAAACGCTTGCGGGGCTCACGGTCGGTGCGACCTACGACCTGTCGTTCCTGCTGTCCAAGAATCCCGGCATTGGATCAGCAACGCTCGACGTGCTGTGGCTCGATGCCACACCTGTGAACGAGCTGGCATTCTTTCTGACGCCCATCGGCAACTCCTTCACGTTCGCCACGCCGAACTCGCGCACGGACATGTTGTGGGGGCAGCGATCGATGCAGCTCACCGCGACGAACACCACGATGTTTCTCGGCTTTCGATCGCTGGAGATCATCTCCACTGCAGGGCCGGCACTGGATCGCGTCTCACTCACGCAGACGAGTACCACCGTTCCCGAGCCCGGTACGTACGCGCTAATGGCATCGGGACTGCTGGCGCTCGGCGTGATCCGTCGGCGACGCATCACGCGGTAG
- a CDS encoding FAD-dependent oxidoreductase, whose amino-acid sequence MTSHQKCTDGVGRRDFLKRLAVVAPLMWAAPACVAGRPHRSPAAADELVADLVIIGGGLGGCAAALAAARRGLRVIMTEETDWIGGQLTQQAVPPDENAWIETIGGTRSYLALRTGIRDYYRAQTPLTARAMANPRLNPGNCWVSRIGCEPRVALTVLEAMLAPYVASGQLRILRHYTAVAASVDRDRVHAVRVRQRNTGHDIELRAPYFADATELGDLLPLTRTEYVTGAESVAQTGEPHAMRTAEPDNVQAFTMCFALEHRSGEQHVIDRPSDYASWRDLAIPAADGVTYRLLSFDEPANQRIGFDPERRTGYWSYRRVIDRDLFALQPADDARYRHDVSIVNWGQNDYSFGSLIDVSAATAQQHVARAKAQSMSLLYWLQTEAPRPDGGAGWPGLRLRPDVMGTDDGFAKYPYIRESRRIAAEFTVCEQHVTTESRPDATRAADFPDSVGIGHYSMDLHRTTRGDYGRYGATFPFQIPLGALLPQRVENLLPACKNLGVTHLTNGCYRLHPIEWNIGESVGNLVAFCLAKRCAPRAVRQQAKLLQDFQRELARVGVPLQWPLPG is encoded by the coding sequence GTGACCAGTCACCAGAAATGCACCGACGGCGTGGGCCGACGCGACTTTCTCAAGCGACTGGCCGTTGTCGCGCCTTTGATGTGGGCCGCGCCGGCATGTGTCGCGGGTCGACCACATCGGTCGCCTGCGGCTGCCGACGAACTCGTCGCCGACCTCGTGATCATCGGCGGTGGCCTCGGCGGCTGCGCGGCGGCGCTGGCGGCTGCGCGACGCGGACTCCGCGTGATCATGACGGAAGAAACCGACTGGATCGGCGGACAGCTCACGCAGCAAGCGGTGCCGCCCGACGAGAATGCGTGGATCGAAACGATCGGCGGCACGCGCAGCTATCTGGCACTACGGACCGGCATCCGTGACTACTACCGCGCGCAGACGCCGTTGACCGCGCGCGCCATGGCCAACCCGCGGCTCAATCCCGGCAACTGCTGGGTGTCGCGGATTGGGTGCGAGCCGCGTGTTGCGCTCACCGTGCTCGAAGCCATGCTCGCCCCGTATGTGGCGAGTGGGCAATTGCGCATTCTGCGCCACTACACGGCGGTTGCGGCAAGCGTGGATCGTGACCGCGTGCACGCGGTGCGCGTACGGCAGCGCAACACCGGCCACGACATCGAGCTACGCGCTCCCTACTTCGCCGACGCCACCGAACTCGGTGACCTCCTGCCGCTCACGCGGACGGAGTACGTCACGGGCGCGGAGTCCGTCGCGCAGACCGGCGAGCCGCACGCCATGCGCACGGCCGAGCCGGACAACGTGCAGGCGTTCACGATGTGTTTCGCGCTCGAGCATCGCAGCGGTGAACAGCATGTGATCGATCGGCCCAGCGACTACGCGTCCTGGCGCGATCTCGCGATTCCGGCCGCCGACGGCGTGACGTATCGCCTGCTCAGCTTTGACGAACCAGCAAACCAGCGCATCGGCTTCGATCCCGAACGGCGTACCGGCTACTGGTCGTATCGTCGCGTGATCGATCGCGATCTGTTCGCGCTTCAACCCGCCGATGATGCGCGATACCGGCACGACGTGAGCATCGTGAACTGGGGGCAGAACGACTACTCGTTTGGATCACTGATCGACGTGAGCGCGGCCACCGCGCAGCAGCACGTCGCGCGGGCGAAAGCGCAGAGCATGTCCCTGCTCTACTGGCTGCAGACCGAAGCCCCTCGTCCCGATGGCGGCGCCGGATGGCCGGGACTTCGCCTGCGCCCCGATGTCATGGGCACCGACGACGGCTTCGCGAAGTATCCGTATATTCGCGAAAGCCGTCGCATCGCCGCCGAGTTCACCGTGTGCGAGCAGCATGTGACCACTGAGTCGCGTCCGGATGCCACGCGTGCGGCCGACTTCCCCGACAGCGTGGGCATCGGGCACTACAGCATGGATCTGCACCGCACTACCCGCGGTGACTACGGGCGCTACGGCGCGACCTTTCCCTTTCAGATTCCGCTGGGTGCGCTGCTGCCGCAGCGCGTGGAGAACCTGCTGCCGGCGTGCAAGAACCTTGGCGTCACGCACCTCACAAACGGCTGCTATCGCCTGCATCCGATCGAGTGGAACATCGGCGAGAGCGTGGGAAACCTCGTGGCGTTCTGTTTAGCGAAGCGCTGCGCGCCGCGTGCGGTACGCCAGCAGGCGAAGCTATTGCAGGACTTTCAGCGGGAGCTCGCGCGCGTCGGGGTGCCGTTGCAGTGGCCGCTGCCGGGCTGA
- a CDS encoding protein kinase, producing the protein MADITEHLAAALGDRYRIERRLGEGGMAIVYLAEDLKHDRKVALKVLRPELGVVLGAERFLQEIKTTARFQHPHILPLYDSGRTMAAHGDGTGFLYYVMPYVEGETLRDKLDHEQQLGIDEAVSIASEVADALQYAHEQGVIHRDIKPENILLRNGHAFVADFGIALAVSAAAGGRMTETGLSLGTPHYMSPEQATADRSITNRSDIYALGSVLFEMLTGEPPHTGPSAQAIIMKIVSDEARPVRTLRKAVPPNVADAVAMALEKFPADRFDSAKAFADALRSPTFALPASRTTVTGASRTVSRRMVLPALAVVALVSVALVGVALAAQRWIRPSRSTSVARYATTLGAPGALDGITFGVEAALSPDGASLVFRSPLTGPGQLYIKRRDEVVARPLAGTEGGSGPFFSPDGAFIAFVANGQLRRIPSAGGAPLKLADSVNATFNRGAWLEDGSIVYYDAPSRTLRRLRTGDAASQVIVSRETLEGRFPWLPTPLPRSRGVLFTAHRTECVGPVSCRPSRVYVYDARKDTVRALFEDAIGAWYVPTGHVLYLTSAGTLMAAPWDDETLTATARPVPVLDGIQAPGFVISDDGTAYYLLGRSEFAPGPVPNAKVVWVDRAGQVEPVDSAWQVNTSGTFRGMTEIDWGLALSPDGRRIALTLLTELGTDIWIKQLPTGPVSRLTQHAGVDRAPAWTPDGKSVTFLSDRPIGTGSRANGNSYHRWEQVADGTGEARLTGNSGVDSLTRGIVANGSNASGAVLSPDSRWLAYVSNEQGANEVFVRPFPNVNGGKWQVSRGGGSAPLWAHNGRELFYVANGKMHLVSIRSGPPFSAEPPRTLFTIPEYIRAGSPVGGTFAITPDDQRFLMVRDNKWEDMAGTPTLVVVQNFFDELRAKLKQ; encoded by the coding sequence TTGGCTGACATCACCGAACACCTCGCAGCCGCCCTCGGCGACCGGTACCGCATCGAGCGTCGACTCGGTGAGGGCGGCATGGCTATCGTGTACCTCGCCGAGGATCTCAAGCACGACCGCAAGGTAGCGCTGAAGGTGCTGCGCCCCGAACTCGGCGTGGTACTTGGCGCCGAGCGGTTCTTGCAGGAGATCAAGACGACGGCGCGCTTTCAGCATCCGCACATTCTGCCGCTTTACGACAGTGGTCGAACAATGGCGGCGCATGGCGACGGCACGGGATTCCTGTACTACGTCATGCCGTACGTGGAAGGGGAAACACTCCGGGACAAGCTCGATCACGAGCAGCAGCTCGGGATCGACGAAGCGGTGAGCATTGCCAGCGAAGTCGCCGACGCGTTGCAGTACGCGCACGAGCAAGGGGTCATTCACCGGGACATCAAGCCAGAGAATATTCTCCTGCGCAACGGGCACGCGTTCGTCGCGGACTTCGGCATCGCGCTGGCGGTGAGCGCGGCAGCCGGCGGACGGATGACGGAGACGGGTCTGTCGCTGGGCACACCGCATTACATGTCGCCCGAGCAAGCGACGGCCGACAGAAGCATCACCAACCGCTCGGACATCTACGCACTGGGCTCCGTGCTGTTCGAAATGCTGACGGGTGAACCCCCGCATACCGGCCCATCGGCGCAGGCGATCATCATGAAGATCGTGTCGGACGAGGCGCGGCCGGTCAGAACGCTCCGCAAGGCGGTGCCGCCGAACGTCGCTGACGCAGTCGCCATGGCGTTGGAGAAATTCCCGGCCGATCGTTTCGACAGTGCGAAAGCGTTTGCCGATGCGCTACGCAGTCCCACGTTCGCGCTGCCCGCTTCACGTACTACCGTCACCGGTGCCTCGCGTACGGTGTCCCGTCGGATGGTGCTCCCTGCGTTGGCGGTCGTCGCGCTGGTGAGCGTCGCGCTGGTAGGCGTCGCGCTGGCCGCCCAGCGGTGGATTCGCCCGAGTCGAAGCACGTCCGTCGCGCGCTACGCGACAACGCTCGGCGCGCCCGGTGCGCTCGATGGCATCACGTTTGGGGTCGAGGCCGCGCTCTCACCCGATGGCGCGTCGTTGGTTTTTCGCAGTCCGCTCACTGGTCCCGGTCAGCTCTACATCAAGCGTCGCGATGAAGTCGTCGCACGGCCACTGGCCGGCACGGAAGGCGGCTCGGGACCCTTCTTCTCGCCCGACGGCGCGTTTATCGCGTTCGTTGCCAACGGACAATTGCGGCGAATTCCGAGCGCTGGTGGCGCGCCGCTCAAACTCGCGGACTCCGTCAACGCGACCTTCAACCGCGGTGCGTGGTTGGAAGACGGGTCGATCGTGTACTACGACGCCCCGTCTCGTACGCTCCGCCGCCTCCGTACCGGAGACGCCGCGTCGCAGGTGATCGTCTCGCGCGAGACGCTGGAGGGGCGCTTTCCGTGGCTGCCCACGCCGCTCCCACGCTCACGCGGCGTGCTCTTCACAGCGCATCGCACCGAGTGCGTGGGACCAGTGAGCTGCCGTCCGAGCCGCGTGTACGTGTACGACGCACGCAAGGATACCGTGCGCGCGCTCTTCGAAGACGCCATCGGCGCCTGGTACGTCCCTACGGGACACGTGCTGTACCTGACCAGCGCGGGGACGCTGATGGCTGCGCCGTGGGACGACGAGACCCTTACCGCGACCGCTCGACCGGTGCCGGTGTTGGACGGCATTCAGGCTCCGGGCTTTGTGATCTCCGACGATGGGACGGCGTACTATCTGCTCGGTCGCTCGGAATTCGCGCCGGGCCCGGTGCCGAACGCGAAAGTCGTGTGGGTCGATCGCGCTGGGCAGGTCGAGCCGGTGGATTCCGCATGGCAGGTGAACACCAGCGGCACGTTCCGCGGCATGACGGAAATTGACTGGGGACTCGCCCTGTCGCCCGACGGACGACGCATCGCACTCACGCTGCTCACGGAGCTTGGCACCGATATTTGGATCAAGCAGCTCCCTACCGGGCCGGTGTCACGGCTCACGCAGCATGCGGGCGTGGACCGCGCGCCGGCGTGGACGCCTGACGGGAAGTCCGTCACGTTTCTCTCGGATCGACCGATCGGGACCGGTTCGAGGGCGAACGGGAATTCGTACCACCGGTGGGAGCAGGTCGCCGACGGCACGGGTGAGGCAAGACTCACCGGCAACTCGGGAGTGGATAGCCTGACCCGTGGCATCGTAGCCAACGGATCCAACGCGAGCGGCGCGGTGCTGTCGCCCGATTCCCGTTGGCTCGCGTATGTGTCGAATGAGCAGGGCGCGAACGAAGTGTTCGTCCGTCCGTTCCCCAATGTGAACGGCGGAAAGTGGCAGGTGTCGCGCGGTGGTGGTAGTGCTCCGCTCTGGGCGCACAACGGGCGCGAGTTGTTCTACGTCGCCAACGGCAAGATGCATCTCGTGAGCATCCGTTCGGGTCCGCCATTTTCAGCGGAGCCCCCGCGCACCTTGTTCACGATCCCGGAGTACATCCGCGCGGGATCACCGGTCGGTGGCACGTTTGCGATCACGCCCGACGATCAGCGGTTTCTCATGGTGCGCGACAACAAGTGGGAAGATATGGCGGGGACGCCAACGCTCGTGGTGGTACAGAACTTCTTCGACGAACTGCGGGCGAAGCTGAAGCAATGA
- a CDS encoding NAD(P)-binding protein — translation MMQTDYVVIGAGAAGMAITDALLTHTDATVTMVDRRHAPGGHWIDAYPYVRLHQPSAFYGVDSTPLGRTTIDVTGLNAGFYERASADDIRSYYGQVMQRRFLASGRVRYFPNCEYLTEQRVHSRVTGATWEVRAARKVIDTTYLEGDIPATSPPPFAVADGVQCVPAGAIARLDERPDEFVVIGGGKTALDACIWLLEQGVEPADIRWVKPRESWWINRKYVQPATLLPDLFRGHALHLEAAAQATSIRDLFARLEAKRFMLRVDTEVEPIMYRGAFISETELDLVRTIKNVVRLGHVRRIDHHTITLDQGQVPTSPRSLHIHCAARALPRPELRPMFEPGRITVQPFMRGLACFQFAMVGVAEALLNTDEEKNHVLPPINYWDSTRDSLTSLLAGVAHAKARADFPALAAWANTSRLNPMGDLGPYGDHPDVLEARALIQRHSAAAYGNMSRLTAL, via the coding sequence ATGATGCAAACCGACTACGTGGTCATCGGTGCGGGTGCAGCCGGTATGGCCATCACCGATGCGTTGCTCACCCATACCGACGCCACCGTTACGATGGTGGACCGCCGTCACGCGCCCGGCGGACACTGGATCGATGCCTACCCGTACGTGCGACTGCACCAGCCGTCGGCATTTTACGGAGTGGATTCCACACCACTCGGACGGACCACGATCGACGTTACCGGCTTGAATGCCGGGTTCTACGAGCGCGCCAGTGCAGACGATATCCGCTCGTACTATGGGCAGGTCATGCAGCGCCGTTTTCTCGCCAGTGGACGCGTCCGGTACTTCCCGAACTGTGAGTACCTGACCGAACAACGCGTGCATTCACGAGTGACTGGGGCGACCTGGGAGGTACGCGCCGCGCGCAAGGTCATCGACACGACGTACCTCGAGGGCGACATCCCCGCCACGAGTCCGCCACCGTTTGCGGTGGCAGACGGCGTGCAGTGTGTCCCCGCGGGTGCCATTGCGCGCCTTGACGAGCGACCGGACGAGTTTGTCGTCATCGGCGGCGGAAAGACGGCGCTTGACGCGTGTATCTGGTTGCTCGAGCAAGGCGTTGAGCCAGCAGACATCCGCTGGGTCAAGCCGCGCGAGAGCTGGTGGATCAACCGCAAGTATGTGCAGCCGGCCACACTCCTGCCCGATCTTTTTCGCGGCCATGCGCTCCACTTGGAAGCCGCGGCGCAGGCCACGTCAATTCGCGACCTGTTTGCCCGCCTGGAGGCGAAGCGCTTCATGCTGCGCGTCGACACTGAGGTGGAGCCGATCATGTATCGCGGCGCGTTCATCAGTGAGACCGAACTCGATCTGGTCCGTACGATCAAGAACGTCGTACGACTCGGTCACGTGCGGCGGATCGATCACCACACCATCACGCTCGATCAGGGTCAGGTACCAACCAGCCCGCGCAGCCTGCACATTCACTGTGCGGCGCGTGCCCTTCCGCGGCCCGAATTACGGCCGATGTTTGAACCTGGCCGAATTACCGTGCAGCCGTTCATGAGAGGACTCGCCTGCTTCCAGTTTGCGATGGTGGGAGTTGCCGAGGCGTTGTTGAACACGGACGAAGAGAAGAACCACGTGTTGCCTCCGATCAACTACTGGGACTCGACCAGAGATTCCCTCACCAGCCTGCTGGCTGGCGTCGCCCATGCGAAGGCTCGTGCCGACTTCCCAGCGCTCGCCGCGTGGGCGAATACGTCGCGTCTCAATCCGATGGGAGATCTCGGGCCGTATGGTGATCACCCCGACGTGCTTGAGGCGCGAGCACTGATCCAACGTCATAGTGCTGCGGCCTACGGCAACATGTCGCGACTGACTGCTCTCTGA
- a CDS encoding VOC family protein has protein sequence MSENPPMVPAGTGAHPIMLVVIAANALRASSAFYAELFGWTLMPMSGELMVGTTSGGPTVALRANVPNGAPASVPFLGVTDVEATLARVVETGGSIDRSPRSMPMMGTMARFTDPSGTIYGLTSASSSAPVASMPPAASAWATR, from the coding sequence ATGAGTGAGAACCCACCGATGGTCCCCGCTGGCACTGGCGCGCATCCCATCATGCTGGTGGTTATCGCGGCCAATGCGCTGCGCGCATCGAGCGCCTTCTATGCGGAGCTGTTCGGCTGGACGCTGATGCCGATGTCGGGCGAACTCATGGTGGGCACCACGTCCGGCGGACCGACCGTCGCGTTGCGGGCCAACGTTCCAAATGGGGCGCCGGCCTCGGTGCCCTTTCTCGGCGTCACGGATGTCGAGGCCACACTCGCCCGCGTCGTCGAGACCGGTGGCAGCATCGACCGCTCCCCGCGGAGCATGCCGATGATGGGTACCATGGCGCGCTTCACGGATCCGTCGGGTACCATCTACGGGCTCACCAGTGCGAGTTCGTCGGCGCCCGTGGCATCGATGCCGCCGGCGGCAAGCGCATGGGCGACGCGATGA